In one window of Desulforhabdus amnigena DNA:
- a CDS encoding YqaA family protein, with amino-acid sequence MLEAIHELANWVVAWAYTPYGAMALGILAFAESSFFPIPPDVLLIALCLIDPGNSIFYAILCSLASVMGGIFGYGLGKWGGRPLLLRMVSESKIRFVEHYYQKYDVWAVAIAGFTPIPYKVFTVTAGVFLLDLKRFILASALGRSGRFFLVGTLFYFFGKPISEVIQKYLNIISILFVVALMGGFWFIHFWSKKNMATVPEPRVVAVTDRRDN; translated from the coding sequence ATGCTGGAAGCGATACACGAACTGGCCAACTGGGTGGTTGCCTGGGCCTATACCCCTTATGGAGCAATGGCCCTGGGTATCCTGGCATTTGCCGAATCTTCTTTTTTCCCCATCCCCCCCGATGTCCTGCTCATTGCCCTCTGCCTCATCGATCCAGGAAATTCCATCTTCTATGCCATCCTCTGTTCATTGGCTTCCGTCATGGGAGGAATATTCGGTTATGGATTGGGAAAATGGGGTGGACGCCCGCTGCTCCTGCGCATGGTTTCGGAATCAAAGATCCGTTTCGTGGAACACTATTATCAGAAGTACGATGTATGGGCAGTGGCCATAGCGGGTTTCACTCCCATTCCCTACAAGGTATTTACAGTCACGGCCGGGGTTTTTCTGCTGGATCTGAAACGCTTCATACTCGCCTCGGCATTGGGCCGAAGCGGGCGGTTCTTTCTAGTGGGAACTCTCTTCTATTTTTTCGGAAAGCCCATTTCGGAAGTCATCCAGAAATATCTCAACATCATTTCCATTTTGTTTGTTGTAGCGCTCATGGGCGGCTTTTGGTTCATTCACTTCTGGTCAAAAAAAAATATGGCAACCGTCCCTGAGCCCCGGGTCGTTGCAGTGACAGACAGAAGAGACAATTGA
- a CDS encoding acyl-CoA dehydrogenase: MKLLVDERDVKFVLYEQLHVEELCKHPRYQDFSEDMFDMAIEQAEKLAEREFYPTNRKGDLEGCRFEEGRVMVPECFHEPYRLYCEGGWLAISDSPEVGGQGFPMSIANACMEFFGAANWALFMYPGLTHGAARLLENYGSPKLKDLYLHKMFSGEWAGTMCLTESGAGTDVGNLRSKASRNPDGTFNISGQKIFISSGMHDLTENIVHMVLARIEGAPKGVKGISIFLVPRLRYDEKGKLVDNDVNCAGIEHKMGIHGSATCALNFGERSDCVGYLLGQENGGMRIMFEMMNEARLFVGMQGLSHAGTAYLHALRYARERLQGAPAERMKDPDSPRVPIIQHPDVRRMLMFMKSSTEGLRALLYLAAYCIDRVRIAENRDEKDVFQGYVDLLIPICKSMGSDLGFRVCETAVQVYGGYGYCCEYPVEQFLRDCKISSIYEGTNGIQALDLVGRKLTLKHGQLFKNAMQSMSGILNKIEKNFHLRELVQIYKEAQESLIQVTKFFALKGMTDEFHIPLLYAKPYLDLCGEVTIGFLLLWQAHLADRRLREIYKDHKAENEAAQRKLLDENRSAAFYYGKTASARFFIHQVLTQVGGKARAIMNNDKSALEIPEYGFALD; the protein is encoded by the coding sequence ATGAAGCTGCTCGTGGATGAGCGTGATGTCAAGTTTGTTCTCTATGAACAACTGCACGTGGAGGAGCTGTGTAAGCATCCTCGGTACCAGGATTTTTCAGAAGACATGTTCGACATGGCCATCGAGCAGGCAGAAAAACTGGCCGAAAGAGAATTCTATCCCACGAACAGGAAGGGAGATCTCGAGGGCTGCCGGTTCGAGGAGGGGAGGGTGATGGTGCCGGAGTGTTTTCATGAACCCTATCGGCTCTACTGCGAGGGGGGCTGGCTCGCCATCAGCGATTCCCCGGAAGTGGGCGGTCAGGGATTTCCCATGAGCATCGCCAATGCGTGCATGGAATTCTTCGGGGCGGCCAATTGGGCTCTTTTCATGTATCCGGGACTCACTCACGGGGCGGCCCGTCTGCTGGAAAACTACGGAAGTCCGAAGCTGAAGGATCTTTACCTCCACAAGATGTTTTCGGGGGAATGGGCCGGGACCATGTGTCTCACGGAGTCCGGTGCGGGAACCGATGTGGGAAACCTGCGAAGCAAGGCCTCACGCAATCCTGACGGCACCTTCAATATATCCGGTCAGAAAATTTTCATTTCCTCGGGAATGCATGATCTCACGGAAAACATCGTGCACATGGTTCTGGCGCGCATCGAGGGGGCGCCCAAAGGGGTGAAGGGCATTTCCATCTTTTTGGTGCCGCGCCTGCGCTACGATGAAAAGGGAAAACTGGTGGACAACGATGTCAACTGTGCCGGCATCGAACATAAAATGGGGATTCACGGGTCAGCCACCTGTGCACTCAACTTCGGGGAGAGGAGCGACTGCGTGGGCTATCTGCTGGGGCAGGAAAACGGGGGCATGCGCATCATGTTCGAGATGATGAACGAAGCCCGTCTTTTCGTGGGGATGCAGGGGCTCTCCCATGCCGGCACCGCCTACCTGCATGCCCTTCGCTACGCCAGGGAACGGCTGCAGGGGGCTCCCGCCGAGCGCATGAAGGATCCGGATTCCCCACGGGTTCCTATCATCCAGCATCCCGACGTGCGCCGCATGCTGATGTTCATGAAGAGCAGCACCGAGGGATTGCGCGCACTTCTCTATCTGGCCGCTTATTGCATCGACAGGGTACGCATTGCGGAAAACCGGGACGAGAAAGACGTTTTTCAGGGGTACGTGGATCTTCTGATTCCCATCTGCAAATCCATGGGAAGCGACCTGGGATTCCGCGTCTGTGAGACGGCGGTGCAGGTCTACGGTGGATATGGATACTGTTGCGAATATCCCGTGGAACAATTTCTGCGCGATTGCAAGATCTCATCCATCTATGAGGGCACCAATGGCATTCAGGCCCTTGACCTCGTGGGGAGAAAACTCACCCTAAAGCACGGGCAGCTCTTCAAGAACGCCATGCAATCCATGAGCGGAATTTTGAATAAAATAGAGAAAAATTTTCATCTGAGGGAGTTGGTGCAAATTTATAAAGAGGCCCAGGAAAGCCTGATACAGGTCACGAAGTTCTTTGCCCTCAAGGGAATGACGGACGAATTCCATATCCCCCTCCTCTACGCCAAGCCTTATCTTGATCTTTGTGGTGAGGTCACCATCGGTTTTTTGCTGCTATGGCAGGCTCACCTGGCCGACCGGAGACTGCGTGAAATCTATAAGGATCACAAGGCCGAAAATGAAGCGGCCCAAAGAAAACTTTTGGATGAAAACCGCAGTGCAGCGTTCTACTATGGAAAAACGGCTTCGGCTCGATTCTTCATTCACCAGGTTTTGACTCAGGTGGGAGGAAAAGCGCGAGCCATCATGAACAACGATAAGTCGGCCTTGGAAATACCGGAATATGGGTTTGCACTGGACTGA
- a CDS encoding TetR/AcrR family transcriptional regulator, with protein sequence MRNKNEDKHQRILDAAVKVFARKGFYQSKVSEIAKAAGVADGTIYLYFKNKEDLLISVFEVEMQALVSKFRSAIAAEKDPPSQLRKIIAMHLSELQAYPELAAVFQVELRQSSRFMREYKKLELKQYLDLIGGIIEEGQRSGHFRQNLPVGLVKRAIFGTLDELVSTWVLAGNRYDLESLADSVTDIFLNGIRQDASLPEKN encoded by the coding sequence ATGCGCAATAAGAATGAAGACAAACATCAACGCATTCTCGATGCGGCCGTCAAAGTGTTTGCGCGAAAAGGTTTCTATCAATCCAAGGTCTCGGAAATAGCGAAAGCGGCGGGTGTCGCTGACGGCACCATCTACCTCTATTTCAAGAACAAGGAAGATCTTCTGATCTCTGTCTTTGAAGTGGAGATGCAGGCGCTCGTTTCCAAATTTCGAAGCGCCATTGCCGCTGAAAAAGATCCCCCCTCACAGCTCCGAAAAATCATCGCAATGCATCTCTCAGAATTGCAGGCTTATCCAGAACTGGCTGCGGTTTTTCAGGTGGAGCTCCGCCAGAGCAGCCGGTTTATGCGCGAGTACAAGAAGCTGGAACTCAAACAGTACTTGGACCTCATCGGCGGTATCATTGAAGAGGGGCAGCGCAGCGGCCATTTCCGGCAGAACCTGCCCGTCGGACTCGTGAAACGGGCCATTTTCGGTACTTTGGACGAACTGGTGTCCACGTGGGTCCTTGCGGGAAATCGTTACGACCTGGAATCCCTTGCCGATTCCGTAACGGATATTTTTCTGAATGGCATCCGGCAGGATGCTTCCCTGCCGGAAAAGAATTGA
- a CDS encoding 3-hydroxyacyl-CoA dehydrogenase NAD-binding domain-containing protein: protein MAEPVTRFYNRFYDSPVGKIAIVTMDNGHDYKKPNTFSEVALQSLNEALDQILAVGDVKGMMLTGKPYIFAAGADLTEVPFITTFEQGYRIGKFGHTVMKRIRDLPFPTLAAINGVALGGGLEITLYCRYRTVARSVQAIGFPECFLGLIPGWGGCTLATKLLGPDKSLELIVFNALNQNRMIGGAKAYEMGLADRIFDGAEFLDESLRFLLGIVSGNALVERPAVEMANVKELVGKAREFVESKVHGAAPAPYRALELIEGACRWDVERGFEEENKALGDLIKSKQCKASIYSFDLVNRYAKKPAGIPEAEPKPVNKVGIIGAGLMASQLAQLFIYRLGVPVVMKDVKQELVDKGCAHVRNEFRKMVEKGRLSDGKASYLSGLLKGTPDYADFADCDFVIEAVFEQMEIKKQVFAEAEAAIRPDAILASNTSSLSVTRMASDLKHPERVIGFHFFNPVAVLPLVEIIKTQKSDEVTLATAFDLAKKLRKTGILVKDSPAFLVNRILTRMLVDCLALVDEGAGFRHVDDALLALGLPMAPFELLSLVGLPVALHVMETLSRAFGAERFPVNENFKRVVAAKKGGIYIREGKSSRVDPEVEQMWVKAGEKKFYPEEIRERVLYGLARETDLILNEKVVGGSKDVDLAMILGAGWPFFMGGLTMYLDLEGITPKVLQKVFFSF, encoded by the coding sequence ATGGCAGAGCCGGTAACCCGTTTTTACAATCGCTTCTACGATTCACCCGTGGGAAAAATCGCCATCGTCACCATGGACAACGGTCACGATTACAAGAAACCCAACACCTTCAGCGAGGTGGCCCTGCAGTCCCTGAATGAAGCGCTGGACCAGATCCTCGCGGTGGGGGATGTGAAGGGGATGATGCTCACGGGAAAACCCTATATCTTCGCTGCCGGAGCGGATCTTACGGAAGTTCCCTTCATCACTACCTTTGAGCAGGGCTACCGGATCGGAAAATTCGGCCACACGGTGATGAAAAGGATTCGGGATCTTCCCTTCCCGACACTGGCCGCCATCAACGGTGTGGCGCTGGGAGGCGGCCTGGAAATCACTCTTTACTGCCGGTATCGGACGGTTGCACGCAGTGTTCAGGCCATTGGCTTCCCCGAATGCTTTCTGGGTCTCATTCCGGGGTGGGGAGGGTGCACTCTGGCCACGAAACTGCTGGGCCCCGATAAATCCCTTGAACTCATTGTTTTCAATGCCTTGAATCAAAACCGCATGATCGGCGGCGCCAAGGCCTATGAAATGGGACTGGCCGACAGAATTTTCGACGGGGCCGAGTTCCTGGACGAGTCTCTTCGTTTTCTGCTCGGTATCGTTTCAGGAAATGCTTTAGTGGAACGCCCTGCGGTTGAGATGGCGAATGTGAAAGAACTCGTAGGCAAAGCCCGGGAATTTGTGGAGAGCAAAGTGCACGGAGCCGCCCCCGCCCCTTACCGGGCTCTGGAACTCATCGAAGGGGCGTGCCGTTGGGATGTGGAGCGAGGTTTCGAGGAAGAAAACAAGGCCCTTGGGGACCTCATAAAATCCAAGCAGTGCAAGGCCTCCATTTACTCCTTTGACCTGGTGAACCGCTATGCGAAAAAACCCGCGGGAATTCCCGAAGCAGAGCCGAAGCCCGTCAACAAAGTGGGAATCATCGGCGCGGGGCTCATGGCGTCGCAACTGGCGCAACTTTTCATCTACCGCCTGGGTGTGCCGGTGGTGATGAAAGATGTGAAGCAGGAGCTTGTAGACAAGGGTTGCGCCCATGTTCGGAATGAGTTCCGGAAAATGGTGGAAAAGGGGCGTCTGAGCGATGGAAAAGCCTCCTATCTTTCCGGTCTGCTCAAAGGCACTCCGGATTATGCGGATTTTGCCGACTGCGATTTTGTCATAGAAGCCGTATTTGAGCAGATGGAGATCAAGAAACAGGTCTTTGCCGAAGCAGAAGCCGCGATCCGGCCGGACGCGATCCTGGCGAGCAACACCTCTTCTCTCAGTGTGACTCGGATGGCTTCAGACCTGAAGCATCCGGAACGGGTGATCGGCTTTCATTTTTTCAACCCCGTGGCGGTCCTTCCGCTGGTGGAAATCATCAAGACTCAAAAGAGCGATGAAGTGACCCTGGCAACGGCATTCGACCTTGCGAAAAAACTCAGGAAAACCGGAATCCTGGTGAAGGATTCCCCGGCTTTTCTGGTCAACAGGATCCTCACGAGAATGCTGGTGGACTGTCTCGCGCTGGTGGATGAGGGCGCCGGCTTTCGCCATGTGGATGATGCTTTGCTTGCACTTGGGCTTCCCATGGCCCCATTTGAACTGCTCTCTCTGGTAGGGCTTCCCGTTGCCCTTCATGTGATGGAAACGTTGAGCCGTGCCTTCGGCGCGGAACGTTTCCCCGTGAACGAAAACTTCAAGAGAGTGGTTGCTGCAAAGAAAGGGGGGATCTATATCCGCGAGGGCAAATCTAGCCGGGTGGATCCTGAAGTGGAGCAGATGTGGGTGAAAGCTGGGGAGAAGAAATTTTATCCCGAAGAGATTCGAGAGCGGGTTCTCTACGGCTTGGCCCGGGAGACGGATCTCATCTTGAATGAAAAAGTGGTGGGAGGTTCGAAGGATGTGGATCTTGCCATGATCTTGGGGGCGGGATGGCCTTTTTTCATGGGAGGTCTCACCATGTACCTGGATCTTGAAGGCATTACGCCCAAGGTGCTTCAGAAGGTCTTTTTCAGTTTTTAG
- a CDS encoding MBL fold metallo-hydrolase RNA specificity domain-containing protein: MQITCLGAVGCVTGSCFLLDNGKKYLVDCGLFQGGKKMEDMNRDPWGFNPRDISALFLTHAHIDHSGRIPKLVRDGFRGKIYTTLPTAELVKILLLDSAHIQEMESTWQTRKNRRRGLPDQEPLYTVEDAEACFPHLEVIPRDEMLKIHDELKVRFRNAGHILGSSILEIWAGPGPLPHKIVFSGDLGKKDQLIVRDPHSIFNADTLFIESTYGNRNHKSFEESKKELLEAINYSYGYKEKVIIPAFAVERTQEVLYVLGEFFRQGVIPSIPVYLDSPLAIAATEIFRKMQSCYDEEASAIVASGKDPFDFPQLIFCRSSEESIAINESPGPAIVIAGNGMCTAGRIKHHLKHNIWRKGSSLVIVGFQAEGTLGRAIVEGANSIKIFGEKLLVRARIFTIGGFSAHADQRDLLGWLKHFENPKMQVNVIHGEKSVSEGFAALVQKRLGFSCSVPAIGSVIKLPPYLSEVAPKKMEKAGWQERLNEMTIRMEEIKALWESLPSAQKTQFAQLLEARLAEPQHHLDAIFEEAKKLADKNGQKAG; encoded by the coding sequence ATGCAAATCACCTGTTTGGGCGCGGTAGGGTGTGTTACCGGTTCCTGTTTTCTCCTGGATAACGGAAAGAAATACCTGGTCGACTGTGGACTGTTTCAGGGCGGTAAAAAAATGGAGGACATGAACCGGGATCCATGGGGCTTCAATCCGCGTGACATCTCGGCTCTCTTTCTCACACACGCACACATCGATCACAGCGGGCGCATTCCCAAACTCGTACGGGACGGTTTCAGGGGGAAAATCTATACCACCCTGCCCACCGCAGAGCTCGTCAAGATCCTGCTCCTCGATTCCGCTCACATACAGGAAATGGAATCCACCTGGCAAACGCGCAAGAACCGCAGGCGGGGTTTACCCGACCAGGAACCGCTCTATACCGTGGAGGATGCAGAAGCATGCTTTCCCCATCTGGAAGTGATCCCGCGGGATGAAATGCTAAAAATCCACGATGAATTGAAAGTCCGGTTTCGCAATGCAGGCCATATTCTCGGGTCTTCCATACTGGAAATCTGGGCCGGTCCCGGTCCCCTTCCGCACAAAATCGTTTTTTCAGGAGACCTGGGCAAAAAAGACCAGCTCATCGTCCGGGATCCTCACTCCATATTCAATGCAGACACGCTTTTCATTGAATCCACCTACGGGAACCGCAATCACAAATCCTTCGAAGAAAGTAAGAAAGAATTGCTTGAAGCCATCAACTACAGCTACGGATACAAGGAAAAAGTGATCATCCCCGCTTTCGCTGTAGAGAGGACCCAGGAAGTCTTATATGTTTTGGGAGAATTCTTCCGCCAGGGAGTCATTCCGTCAATACCCGTTTATCTCGATAGTCCGCTGGCCATTGCCGCCACCGAAATATTTAGAAAAATGCAATCCTGCTACGATGAAGAAGCGTCAGCCATCGTGGCGAGTGGAAAGGATCCTTTTGACTTTCCCCAATTGATTTTCTGCAGGAGCTCCGAGGAATCCATCGCCATAAATGAAAGTCCAGGGCCGGCCATCGTCATTGCGGGCAACGGCATGTGTACGGCGGGCCGGATCAAGCACCACCTGAAACACAACATCTGGCGCAAGGGTTCATCCCTGGTGATTGTGGGTTTTCAGGCGGAGGGAACGCTGGGAAGGGCCATCGTCGAAGGTGCCAACAGCATCAAGATCTTCGGAGAAAAGCTGCTGGTAAGAGCCAGGATATTCACCATTGGCGGCTTTTCCGCCCATGCCGATCAAAGGGACCTCCTAGGATGGCTGAAACACTTTGAAAATCCCAAAATGCAGGTAAACGTGATCCACGGGGAAAAAAGCGTCAGTGAAGGTTTTGCCGCACTGGTCCAGAAGCGGTTGGGATTTTCCTGCAGCGTCCCCGCCATTGGTTCTGTCATCAAGTTGCCACCCTACCTGTCTGAAGTTGCACCGAAGAAAATGGAAAAAGCGGGATGGCAAGAACGCCTGAACGAAATGACGATAAGGATGGAAGAAATCAAGGCTCTGTGGGAAAGTTTGCCTTCCGCGCAAAAGACTCAATTTGCACAACTGTTGGAAGCACGGTTGGCCGAACCTCAACATCACCTGGACGCCATCTTTGAGGAAGCAAAAAAACTGGCGGACAAGAATGGACAAAAAGCCGGGTGA
- a CDS encoding DMT family transporter, whose product MDQSASIPKRGYLYVALGALLWAISGSSAKFLFQQGVTPFDLAQARVTLASVLLFLWLLLHRPSLLRISYKDIAYFVVLGVAGMAMVHLTYFLAISKIKVAAAILLQYQAPVLIALYGVIVAKENLTRYTVLAILGAIAGCYLVVGAYNLDLLTLNREGVIYGLLSAMAFGGYSVYGERGMRRYDPWTVLFYALLIAAIFWNSVHPLWNAAPPPFASVLRSYSPVQWAWILYIVVLGTILPFGLYFQGINLIRSTRASITATLEPITAGVISYIFLRESLSSLQILGAILVIGAIVLLQLRQEYDDKTPALIRARSNTAKAA is encoded by the coding sequence ATGGATCAATCGGCTTCCATTCCCAAGCGGGGTTACCTTTATGTTGCCCTGGGCGCCCTTCTTTGGGCCATTTCCGGATCATCGGCGAAGTTTCTCTTTCAACAGGGAGTGACCCCTTTTGATCTGGCCCAGGCACGGGTCACGCTGGCATCGGTTCTCCTCTTCCTCTGGCTGCTTTTACACCGCCCTTCCCTTCTCCGCATCTCATACAAGGATATCGCCTATTTCGTCGTCCTGGGAGTCGCAGGCATGGCGATGGTGCATTTGACCTATTTTCTCGCCATCAGCAAAATCAAGGTTGCGGCCGCCATATTGCTTCAATATCAGGCGCCGGTGCTCATTGCCCTCTACGGCGTCATCGTGGCAAAGGAAAATCTGACAAGATACACGGTACTGGCCATTCTGGGGGCCATCGCCGGCTGTTACCTCGTCGTAGGCGCCTACAATCTTGACCTACTGACTTTAAACCGCGAGGGAGTCATTTACGGGCTCCTTTCCGCCATGGCCTTTGGAGGGTACTCTGTGTACGGCGAACGGGGGATGCGCCGCTACGATCCCTGGACAGTGCTCTTCTATGCGCTTCTGATAGCCGCCATTTTCTGGAACAGTGTGCATCCTCTATGGAATGCAGCGCCCCCACCTTTCGCTTCCGTCTTGAGAAGCTACTCTCCCGTTCAATGGGCATGGATTCTCTATATCGTCGTTTTGGGAACGATTTTACCCTTCGGCCTCTATTTTCAGGGAATCAACCTCATCCGTTCCACCCGCGCCAGCATCACGGCGACATTGGAACCCATTACAGCAGGCGTGATTTCCTACATATTTTTGAGAGAATCCCTGTCATCCTTGCAAATTCTGGGAGCGATTCTCGTCATTGGAGCCATCGTCCTCCTGCAGCTGAGGCAGGAATACGACGACAAGACGCCGGCTCTCATTCGCGCCCGCAGCAATACTGCGAAAGCAGCATGA
- a CDS encoding inositol monophosphatase family protein: MTQLANPSIEELSQFAIDTVRRAGDEALRYYGKGNPEVKFDEALVTEAELHLVDLFKNELHAQYPEHGIFGDNLPREDYVHGQESYLWIYDALDGVANFQAGIPIWGISLALLENFWPVFGVFYMPVTGDLFYAHAGQKAYWGQEEIKIPETGEISNESLLLTYSRFHNHYRSTFPGKIRNLGCTAAHICYVARGRAEAALLAHVSYQDLAAAQIILKAAGGEIRKLDGTEFHLADYLNGQRIEDHLIAAPQGAHTSVQMYLQKEV, translated from the coding sequence ATGACGCAGTTGGCCAATCCCAGCATTGAAGAGTTGAGTCAGTTCGCCATCGATACGGTTCGGCGTGCAGGAGATGAGGCGCTTCGTTATTACGGCAAAGGCAATCCCGAGGTAAAGTTCGATGAGGCGCTTGTTACGGAAGCTGAACTCCATCTGGTTGATTTGTTCAAAAACGAGCTTCATGCACAATATCCGGAGCATGGGATTTTTGGAGATAACCTGCCCAGGGAGGACTATGTGCACGGGCAGGAAAGTTATCTCTGGATTTACGATGCGCTGGATGGTGTAGCCAATTTTCAAGCGGGAATTCCCATATGGGGCATTTCTCTTGCGCTCCTGGAGAATTTCTGGCCGGTCTTCGGCGTTTTTTACATGCCGGTGACCGGGGATCTTTTTTACGCCCATGCCGGTCAAAAGGCCTACTGGGGCCAGGAAGAGATAAAAATTCCTGAAACGGGTGAGATCAGCAATGAAAGTCTCCTCTTGACGTATTCCCGTTTCCACAATCATTACCGATCGACTTTTCCTGGAAAAATCAGAAATCTGGGATGCACTGCGGCCCACATCTGCTATGTGGCAAGGGGACGTGCGGAGGCTGCACTCCTCGCTCATGTTTCCTATCAGGATTTGGCGGCGGCTCAGATCATCCTCAAGGCGGCGGGAGGAGAAATTCGCAAGCTGGACGGAACGGAATTTCATCTCGCGGATTATCTCAACGGACAGAGGATTGAAGATCATCTCATCGCCGCGCCCCAGGGTGCCCATACATCTGTGCAGATGTACCTGCAAAAAGAAGTCTGA
- a CDS encoding thiolase family protein, translating to MKSRDVVVVDGIRTAFGRAGEKGFFWLTRADDMVVKVIRELLRRNPRVTTEMVEENVWGATTQEGDQGLTLGRTSAILAGLPPSCSGFSVDRMCAGGLTAITSAASEIALGACEVAIAGGVEHMGHHPMGATADPNPRFLAEKLVSEDALVMGKTAENLHDMFPEITKEMADIYAVHSQQKTARAYRNGRIQKMIVPMTVYTREGWMVADRDQQPRPETTLEGLADLKTPFRMQGRVTAGNASGLNDGACGVLLMSGDKARELGLQPKMRLVGYSYAGVPPEIMGYGPVPATHKVFAQTGLTMDDMSFIELNEAFAVQCIVFMKEFGLKFPDDERLNPLGGAIAFGHPLAGSGPRLVTHLMHHFAEAPGARYGLTALCVGLGQGASAIWENLQTQGNKTPKDE from the coding sequence ATGAAGTCGAGAGATGTGGTCGTTGTGGATGGAATCCGGACCGCTTTTGGACGGGCCGGCGAAAAGGGATTTTTCTGGCTCACGAGGGCTGATGACATGGTGGTGAAGGTCATTCGTGAGCTCCTGCGGCGCAATCCTCGAGTGACGACCGAAATGGTGGAGGAAAATGTCTGGGGTGCGACGACCCAGGAAGGAGACCAGGGACTGACTCTCGGACGCACATCGGCCATTCTGGCGGGCCTGCCCCCGTCCTGTTCCGGTTTTTCGGTGGACCGCATGTGTGCCGGAGGACTTACGGCCATCACGAGTGCGGCATCCGAAATTGCCCTGGGCGCCTGCGAGGTGGCCATTGCGGGAGGCGTCGAACACATGGGGCATCATCCCATGGGCGCAACGGCAGATCCCAATCCCAGATTTCTGGCGGAAAAGCTGGTTTCCGAAGATGCCCTGGTGATGGGGAAGACCGCCGAAAACCTGCATGACATGTTCCCCGAAATCACCAAAGAAATGGCGGATATCTATGCCGTGCATTCCCAGCAGAAAACCGCGAGAGCCTACCGGAACGGCAGAATCCAGAAAATGATCGTTCCTATGACCGTTTACACCCGGGAAGGGTGGATGGTGGCGGACCGGGATCAACAGCCCCGCCCCGAAACGACCCTGGAAGGCCTGGCGGACCTCAAGACCCCCTTCCGGATGCAGGGACGGGTTACGGCGGGAAATGCCTCCGGTTTGAACGACGGAGCTTGCGGTGTTCTGCTTATGAGCGGGGATAAGGCCAGAGAGCTTGGGCTGCAGCCCAAGATGCGGCTCGTAGGATACTCTTACGCCGGAGTTCCGCCGGAAATCATGGGGTATGGTCCCGTGCCGGCCACCCACAAGGTTTTTGCCCAGACAGGCCTCACCATGGATGACATGAGCTTCATCGAATTGAACGAAGCCTTTGCCGTGCAGTGCATTGTCTTCATGAAGGAGTTCGGTTTGAAATTTCCCGACGACGAGCGGCTCAATCCCCTGGGGGGGGCCATTGCATTCGGCCATCCGCTGGCGGGTTCCGGACCGCGGCTGGTGACGCATCTGATGCACCATTTCGCTGAGGCGCCCGGCGCGCGCTACGGCCTCACGGCTCTGTGCGTGGGGTTGGGGCAGGGCGCATCCGCCATTTGGGAAAACCTGCAGACCCAGGGAAACAAAACGCCAAAGGACGAGTAG
- a CDS encoding SAM hydrolase/SAM-dependent halogenase family protein, which translates to MSQKIVITLLTDFGIEDGYVASLKGVILGLCPEAALVDISHSVPPQDVRAGAFLLSTVYRDFPKGTIHLAVVDPGVGTERRGLALQTGSYQFVGPDNGLFSLVIEGKQDLQAYSLENPVYWRPEVSNTFHGRDIFAPVAAHLACGVPIDLLGPSCTPIVADWVSPSKNETGLRGEVIYIDHFGNCITNVTAEHIEGFIDRKQCIVRVAQRMIPGISKTYAEAAEGEAGEVLALVGSSGHLEIAVNRGSAAKNLKIPVGEPIIIYKQQL; encoded by the coding sequence ATGTCGCAAAAGATCGTCATTACCCTCCTGACCGATTTTGGAATCGAAGACGGCTACGTGGCGAGCCTCAAAGGAGTGATTTTGGGGCTGTGCCCTGAGGCCGCTCTTGTGGATATCTCCCATTCAGTTCCCCCCCAGGATGTTCGAGCGGGAGCATTTCTCCTCTCCACAGTCTACAGGGATTTTCCCAAGGGTACGATTCACCTGGCGGTGGTCGACCCGGGAGTCGGCACGGAACGCAGGGGCCTTGCCCTTCAAACCGGTTCTTATCAATTCGTGGGGCCGGACAATGGACTCTTTTCGTTAGTCATCGAAGGCAAGCAGGACTTGCAGGCGTACAGCCTCGAGAATCCGGTTTACTGGCGCCCCGAGGTCAGCAACACGTTTCATGGAAGAGACATCTTCGCACCGGTTGCGGCACACCTGGCTTGCGGCGTCCCTATTGATCTCCTCGGTCCTTCGTGTACCCCCATAGTGGCCGACTGGGTCTCTCCCAGCAAAAACGAAACGGGACTGCGGGGAGAAGTCATCTACATCGATCATTTCGGAAACTGTATCACCAACGTCACGGCCGAACACATTGAAGGATTTATTGACCGAAAACAGTGCATTGTCAGGGTGGCTCAGAGGATGATACCCGGAATTTCAAAAACTTATGCCGAAGCGGCTGAAGGGGAAGCCGGCGAAGTTCTAGCGCTTGTGGGCAGCTCGGGGCATCTTGAAATTGCGGTGAATCGTGGAAGCGCTGCAAAAAACCTCAAAATTCCCGTGGGAGAACCGATCATCATTTACAAGCAGCAGCTATAG